A single Vigna radiata var. radiata cultivar VC1973A chromosome 8, Vradiata_ver6, whole genome shotgun sequence DNA region contains:
- the LOC106770540 gene encoding receptor-like cytosolic serine/threonine-protein kinase RBK2, protein MVKEDLFKENENDDFQMDHDMDQEKDNETKSKKVSLWDALNHKPEKKDLSCSSSAHDLRHLELEKEKENVASPRGVLEVYMKDFDSRIFAKPEKSCSSTRAHSNWTNFFKLFKKKSFKRLGTLSNISVPKIPKWKSRSTRENHALSKLCNFNSSWVTFSLSDLRKATKNFHSENIIGSGGFADVYKGCLEDGQLIAVKKLNKGTTEEKTAGFLSELGVIAHVDHPNTAKLVGCCVEGEMHLVFELSTLGSLGSLLHGSDKNKLDWSKRYKIALGIADGLLYLHECCHRRIIHRDIKAENILVTENFEPQICDFGLAKWLPEQWTHYNVSKFEGTFGYFAPEYFMHGIVDEKTDVYSFGVLLLEIITGRPAVNYLQQNIVLWAKPLISGNQTKELIDPSLGDDYDKGQLGCVIVTASLCIEQSPILRPRMRQIVTLLRGEQRVIKSTRASGRKLLERTYSEELLDVQEYNSTKFLRDLKRHQEIALSLEN, encoded by the exons ATGGTTAAAGAAGATCTCTTTAAGGAAAACGAGAATGATGATTTTCAAATGGATCATGatat GGACCAGGAAAAAGACAATGAGACTAAATCGAAAAAGGTTTCGCTTTGGGATGCTTTAAATCATAAACCTGAAAAAAAAGATTTGTCTTGCTCATCTTCTGCTCATG ACTTGAGGCATTTAGAAttggagaaagagaaagagaatgtGGCATCACCAAGAGGAGTCTTGGAAGTATACATGAAAGACTTTGATTCTCGAATATTTGCTAAACCGGAAAAAAGTTGTTCAAGCACAAGGGCACACTCTAACTGGaccaattttttcaaacttttcaagaaaaaatcTTTTAAGCGGCTAGGGACCCTCTCCAATATCAGTGTTCCAAAGATACCAAAATGGAAAAGCAGAAGTACTAGAGAAAATCACGCTTTAAGCAAGCTATGTAACTTCAACTCATCTTGGGTCACTTTTAGCCTTTCTGACCTCAGAAAAGCGACCAAAAATTTTCACAGTG AAAATATAATCGGAAGCGGTGGTTTTGCTGATGTTTACAAGGGGTGTCTCGAAGATGGACAATTAATAGCTGTGAAGAAATTGAATAAAGGAACCACAGAAGAAAAAACTGCGGGCTTTCTATCTGAGTTAGGCGTAATTGCTCACGTTGACCATCCTAATACTGCCAAGCTAGTTGGATGTTGTGTAGAAGGAGAAATGCATCTTGTCTTTGAACTATCTACACTAGGAAGTTTAGGATCTCTTCTTCATG GTTCAGATAAAAACAAACTAGATTGGAGTAAAAGGTATAAAATTGCTCTGGGAATAGCTGATGGTCTCCTCTATCTGCATGAGTGTTGTCACAGACGAATCATTCACAGAGATATTAAGGCAGAGAATATTCTAGTCACGGAGAATTTTGAGCCACAG ATATGTGATTTTGGGCTTGCAAAGTGGTTACCTGAACAGTGGACTCACTAtaatgtatcaaaatttgaagGCACATTTGg TTATTTTGCTCCTGAATATTTCATGCACGGAATAGTAGATGAAAAAACTGATGTTTATTCATTTGGGGTCCTGCTTTTGGAGATCATAACcggccgcccagcggtgaattatTTGCAGCAAAATATTGTGCTATgg GCAAAACCTTTGATTTCTGGCAATCAGACGAAGGAGCTTATTGATCCTTCACTCGGTGATGATTATGATAAAGGGCAGTTGGGTTGTGTAATTGTAACTGCATCGCTATGTATTGAACAGAGTCCTATCTTACGTCCCAGAATGAGACAG ATTGTGACGCTATTAAGAGGGGAACAACGCGTTATAAAATCTACACGAGCAAGTGGAAGGAAGCTTTTGGAAAGAACGTACTCAGAAGAGCTCTTGGATGTGCAAGAATACAACTCAACAAAATTTCTAAGAGATCTCAAGCGGCATCAAGAAATTGCATTGAGTCTCGAGAACTAA